One Chthoniobacterales bacterium genomic region harbors:
- a CDS encoding DUF3164 family protein yields the protein MKNTQLPVGYREDAKGRLIPEAQIKPIDQERDCLLAELLAIAEDINNRLRAFRQKAFGDVEAFAELSAEKYGATIGGKKGNLTLVSFNGSIKVHRAIADQLVFDERLQAAKALIDECLKEWADGARPEIVTLIGDAFQVDRTGKIDTARILSLRKLDIKDGRWARAMEAIGDSLQVSSTRSYIRIYKRDDAGAYRQINLDLANA from the coding sequence ATGAAAAATACTCAACTCCCCGTCGGATACCGGGAAGACGCGAAAGGCCGCCTCATCCCCGAGGCACAGATCAAGCCCATCGACCAAGAGCGCGACTGCCTGCTCGCGGAACTCCTCGCAATCGCGGAGGACATCAACAATCGCCTCCGTGCCTTCCGCCAAAAAGCCTTCGGCGACGTTGAGGCCTTCGCCGAACTGAGCGCCGAGAAATACGGGGCCACCATCGGAGGAAAGAAGGGCAATCTCACGCTCGTGAGCTTCAACGGCAGCATCAAGGTTCACCGCGCGATCGCCGATCAGCTCGTCTTCGACGAGCGCCTGCAAGCCGCCAAGGCCTTGATCGACGAGTGTCTCAAGGAATGGGCTGATGGGGCTCGTCCCGAGATCGTCACCCTCATCGGCGACGCCTTTCAGGTCGACCGCACGGGCAAGATCGATACCGCTCGCATCCTGAGTTTACGAAAGCTCGACATCAAAGACGGTCGCTGGGCACGCGCCATGGAGGCTATTGGCGACAGCCTTCAGGTGAGCAGCACGCGCAGCTATATCCGCATCTACAAACGCGACGATGCCGGCGCCTACCGTCAGATCAACCTCGATCTAGCAAACGCATGA
- a CDS encoding ParB N-terminal domain-containing protein, with amino-acid sequence MTRTIPIDHILFHRLVQGLPGLMPEDSREFAALADDIADRGIDQPLIVTALENGGGAPGYVYLVDGRNRFRAARAAGLTEVTVEEVEEVDAPGIILATLVHRRHYGKGALAYLAYPLAASSRPKNGGDRKSASIQSTLISVEEIAVRLGFSRDLFFQAGKVWEVFTRRPDLREKFEPRILSGEIGLGACVAGLASSEATTGSDRQDRSPYQLITDTFSALNKRFDQRWEKLEGSARLAVQEEAASAVLAWPEEVQQAIAKAIKAGGRA; translated from the coding sequence ATGACTCGCACCATCCCCATCGACCACATTTTGTTTCACCGGCTCGTGCAGGGCCTGCCCGGCCTCATGCCGGAGGACTCTCGCGAGTTCGCAGCGCTGGCTGACGACATTGCCGACCGCGGCATCGACCAGCCGCTCATCGTCACCGCTCTCGAAAACGGTGGCGGCGCGCCCGGCTATGTTTACCTCGTCGATGGGCGCAACCGCTTCCGTGCGGCGCGTGCCGCCGGCCTCACCGAGGTGACCGTCGAGGAAGTCGAGGAGGTCGACGCGCCGGGCATCATCCTTGCCACACTCGTCCATCGTCGCCACTACGGGAAAGGCGCGCTTGCCTATCTGGCCTACCCGCTGGCGGCCTCGTCCCGTCCCAAAAATGGCGGTGATCGAAAATCAGCGTCGATTCAGTCGACTCTGATTTCTGTCGAGGAGATCGCTGTCCGTCTCGGGTTTTCGCGCGACCTGTTCTTTCAGGCCGGCAAAGTGTGGGAAGTTTTTACCCGCCGTCCCGACCTCCGCGAGAAATTCGAACCGCGCATTCTCTCCGGCGAGATCGGCCTCGGCGCCTGCGTCGCCGGGCTCGCGAGCAGCGAGGCCACGACGGGCAGCGATCGGCAGGACCGCAGCCCCTACCAACTCATCACCGACACATTTTCCGCGCTGAACAAGCGCTTCGACCAGCGCTGGGAAAAGCTCGAGGGCAGCGCCCGTCTGGCCGTGCAGGAAGAGGCGGCGAGCGCCGTGCTCGCGTGGCCGGAAGAGGTGCAGCAGGCCATCGCAAAAGCCATCAAGGCGGGAGGCCGGGCATGA
- a CDS encoding ATP-binding protein produces MAPELLDTRDAAELVKLGLQIREYQTAERLSDNAMVKKFAGLGSTKTYTRICNNDLLELDLDRQLDNYRAVWAVIESLASSETTADETYEDFSTVLELKRAFAETARESGNARFILIEGDTGAGKTKSLAALQAKFGARVLLIEAMEVWNDNPNAFLGAILTALGIKDQPTLAVDRMEKVIQRLRQTRVCVAIDEAHHMGLRCLNTLKTLINLTPGEFIAAAYGTLWQRLQREAYEEARQLTGNRLAERLRFGTARENDILRLIARRVPAFAGMQPREVAAVDGVAEAIKLIKSKVQTFGNLAFVRDVVSRVVKLADGTAGPDLNCWSTAISQEVESR; encoded by the coding sequence ATGGCGCCTGAGCTTCTCGACACCCGCGACGCCGCCGAGCTGGTCAAGCTCGGCCTCCAGATTCGCGAATACCAGACCGCCGAGCGGCTGTCCGACAACGCGATGGTGAAGAAATTCGCCGGGCTTGGCTCGACGAAGACCTACACACGTATCTGCAACAACGACCTGCTCGAGCTCGATCTCGACCGGCAGCTCGACAACTACCGCGCCGTCTGGGCGGTGATCGAGAGCCTCGCCAGCAGCGAGACCACGGCCGACGAAACCTACGAGGATTTCTCCACCGTGCTCGAGCTGAAGCGGGCCTTCGCCGAGACCGCCCGCGAGAGCGGGAACGCCCGATTCATCCTCATTGAGGGCGACACCGGCGCGGGCAAGACGAAGTCGCTCGCCGCGCTCCAGGCGAAGTTCGGCGCGCGGGTGCTCCTCATCGAGGCGATGGAGGTGTGGAACGACAATCCGAACGCCTTCCTCGGCGCGATCCTTACCGCCCTTGGCATTAAGGACCAGCCCACGCTCGCCGTCGATCGCATGGAAAAGGTGATCCAGCGCCTGCGGCAGACCCGCGTGTGCGTGGCGATCGACGAGGCCCACCACATGGGCCTGCGTTGCCTCAACACGCTCAAGACGCTCATCAACCTCACCCCCGGCGAGTTCATCGCCGCCGCCTACGGCACCCTCTGGCAGCGCCTCCAGCGCGAGGCCTACGAGGAGGCCCGCCAGCTCACCGGCAACCGCCTCGCCGAGCGCCTTCGCTTCGGCACGGCCCGGGAAAACGACATCCTGCGACTCATCGCTCGCCGCGTGCCCGCCTTCGCCGGCATGCAGCCGCGAGAGGTCGCCGCCGTCGATGGCGTCGCCGAGGCCATCAAGCTCATCAAGAGCAAGGTGCAGACCTTCGGGAATCTCGCATTCGTCCGCGACGTGGTCTCCCGCGTCGTGAAGCTCGCCGACGGCACCGCCGGACCCGATCTGAATTGCTGGTCTACCGCCATCTCGCAGGAGGTCGAGTCCCGATGA
- a CDS encoding reverse transcriptase domain-containing protein: protein MGKKHRNLFEQIIDADNLREAYRRARRDKRMTPGHLQFKEHAEANLSRIAWALEAETYVVPPYHTFTVFEPKAREIMALPFYDRVVQHALCNVIEPIFDAMLLPMAAACRKGKGTHYGANRAQMHMRRLAERGPVFCLKMDFSKYFASIDRAVLHREIRRKITCARTLRLIEAIVPTEGRGLPIGNLTSQLFANLYGHILDRFLVHEAGVTTATRYMDDTVIFASSLDELHFLKGHIDRVVSDVMGLRFSKWSIQPISRGVNFLGFRMWPTHRLLRRDSVKRAKRTLRILRARGDQAAIDRFLPAWRGHAGHANARNLFRSLGLVESAKPHLN from the coding sequence ATGGGCAAGAAACACCGCAATCTCTTCGAGCAGATCATCGACGCGGACAATCTTCGCGAGGCTTACCGCCGTGCCCGTCGCGACAAGCGCATGACGCCCGGCCATCTCCAGTTCAAAGAGCACGCCGAGGCAAATCTCTCGCGCATCGCCTGGGCGCTGGAGGCGGAGACTTACGTCGTGCCGCCCTACCACACATTCACGGTTTTCGAGCCAAAGGCCCGCGAGATCATGGCTCTGCCGTTTTACGACCGCGTCGTCCAGCACGCGCTCTGCAACGTCATCGAGCCCATCTTCGACGCCATGCTGCTCCCGATGGCCGCCGCCTGCCGGAAAGGGAAGGGCACGCACTACGGCGCGAATCGCGCCCAGATGCACATGCGCCGCCTCGCCGAGCGCGGCCCCGTCTTCTGCCTCAAGATGGACTTCTCGAAATACTTCGCCTCCATCGACCGGGCCGTCCTGCACCGGGAGATTCGCCGCAAGATCACCTGTGCACGCACGCTTCGCCTCATCGAAGCGATCGTCCCCACCGAAGGGCGCGGCCTGCCCATCGGAAATCTCACGAGCCAGCTTTTCGCCAATCTTTACGGCCACATTCTCGACCGATTCCTCGTCCACGAAGCCGGCGTCACCACGGCCACGCGCTACATGGACGATACCGTCATCTTCGCGAGCAGCCTCGACGAGCTGCACTTCCTCAAGGGCCACATCGACCGCGTCGTTTCCGACGTCATGGGCCTGCGCTTCTCCAAATGGAGTATTCAGCCGATCAGCCGGGGCGTGAATTTCCTCGGCTTCCGCATGTGGCCCACCCACCGCCTCTTGCGGCGCGACAGCGTGAAGCGCGCCAAACGCACGCTACGCATCCTCCGCGCGCGCGGCGATCAGGCCGCCATCGACCGCTTCCTGCCCGCCTGGCGCGGCCACGCCGGCCACGCCAACGCCCGCAACCTCTTCCGGAGTCTGGGACTCGTCGAATCCGCCAAGCCTCATCTCAACTGA
- a CDS encoding winged helix-turn-helix transcriptional regulator encodes MQEDFRDKVLLALLRRNRMTIAELARRINRPRPTVSVAINQGRFREVRAAIEKELQLT; translated from the coding sequence ATGCAAGAAGATTTCCGGGACAAGGTCCTTCTGGCCCTCCTCCGCCGGAATCGGATGACCATTGCCGAGCTGGCCCGCCGCATCAACCGCCCCCGCCCGACGGTGTCGGTCGCCATCAACCAGGGTCGTTTCCGGGAAGTGCGCGCCGCCATCGAAAAAGAACTCCAGCTCACATGA
- a CDS encoding S24 family peptidase, with protein MAEAIVKAIPALALEDLLDGSDHPPTIGGKVGGFGRKPDVATPPDVVARYVPLISWAQCGHLTDFEDIYDYEGYVAFNVRDTKAIAVTLKGDSMEPRFREGDVAILYPSRKPQTGNLVIAKIRDEGVVFKKFQILSRQPARFRFISENPKYEPIERAEEEIEWIYPVANVVNNTL; from the coding sequence ATGGCAGAAGCCATCGTGAAGGCCATCCCCGCCCTCGCGCTCGAGGACCTGCTCGACGGCAGCGACCATCCGCCCACGATCGGCGGAAAGGTCGGCGGTTTCGGACGGAAGCCGGATGTCGCGACACCGCCGGACGTGGTCGCCCGCTACGTGCCGCTGATCTCCTGGGCGCAGTGCGGGCACCTCACCGACTTCGAAGACATCTACGACTATGAAGGTTATGTCGCCTTCAACGTGCGCGACACCAAGGCCATCGCCGTCACACTCAAGGGCGATTCGATGGAGCCGCGATTCCGCGAGGGCGACGTGGCGATTCTCTATCCCTCGCGCAAGCCGCAGACTGGCAATCTCGTGATCGCGAAGATTCGCGACGAGGGCGTCGTCTTCAAAAAATTCCAGATCCTTTCGCGCCAGCCCGCGCGGTTCCGCTTCATCTCCGAAAACCCAAAATACGAACCCATCGAGCGCGCCGAGGAGGAGATCGAGTGGATCTACCCCGTCGCAAACGTCGTCAACAACACGCTATGA
- a CDS encoding CHAP domain-containing protein produces the protein MTLNPRSILVDIAAAELGVRETSRNHGEGIAKYWLETSYGGDGYLNREPYCSAFACYLVAEAIRRGAALGVTAATRPEEAAVRNFVAWARKPASGCKVFAPRDGQFFPQAGDFVWFSFGGDHPDHIGLVEDFDGALVRTIEANTGPDGGRDGDGVYRKRRALALCRGFIRLAWKARSA, from the coding sequence ATGACGCTCAACCCTCGATCCATTCTTGTCGACATCGCTGCCGCCGAGCTGGGAGTGCGCGAGACCTCGCGCAACCACGGTGAGGGCATCGCGAAATACTGGCTGGAAACGAGCTACGGCGGCGACGGCTACCTGAACCGCGAGCCCTACTGCTCCGCATTTGCCTGCTACCTCGTGGCCGAAGCAATTCGTCGCGGCGCAGCGCTCGGCGTGACCGCAGCCACCCGCCCGGAGGAGGCCGCGGTGCGGAACTTCGTCGCGTGGGCGCGCAAGCCTGCCAGCGGTTGTAAGGTCTTCGCCCCGCGCGATGGGCAATTCTTTCCGCAGGCCGGCGACTTCGTCTGGTTCAGCTTCGGCGGGGATCACCCGGACCACATTGGCCTCGTCGAGGACTTCGATGGTGCGCTCGTTCGCACGATCGAGGCCAACACCGGGCCGGATGGAGGTCGCGACGGCGACGGCGTCTATCGGAAACGCCGCGCGCTCGCCCTTTGCCGCGGTTTCATCCGCCTGGCATGGAAAGCGAGGTCCGCATGA
- a CDS encoding DNA cytosine methyltransferase, translating to MTAIDLFSGLGGFTAGASAAGVQVVWAANHWPAAVEYHHANHPHARHSCQDLHQADWSAVPKHDVLLASPCCQGHTRARGKDRPHHDKQRSTAWAVVSCAEFHKPDHIVVENVPEFLKWALYPAWSIALQALGYSLSPHIVDAADFGVPQHRRRVFIIGTRSASPLQLKLPIRQHVGAENIVDFNSGRWSSVDKPGRSSATLTRVEAGRATHGARFLTAYYGNERGGRSLQRPVGTITTRDRWAIVDGDRMRMFSIEECRKAMGFPAVYKLPTRQKDALMMLGNAVCPPVATDIINALKAA from the coding sequence ATGACCGCGATCGATCTATTTTCCGGCCTCGGCGGCTTCACCGCTGGCGCAAGCGCTGCCGGAGTTCAAGTCGTCTGGGCGGCCAACCACTGGCCGGCCGCCGTGGAATATCACCATGCCAATCACCCGCATGCCCGACATTCGTGTCAGGATCTTCATCAAGCTGACTGGTCGGCCGTTCCGAAGCACGATGTCCTTCTGGCCTCGCCATGCTGCCAAGGACACACGCGCGCGCGGGGAAAGGACCGGCCCCATCACGACAAACAGCGCTCCACCGCGTGGGCTGTTGTATCCTGCGCCGAGTTCCACAAACCGGACCACATCGTCGTTGAGAATGTTCCCGAGTTTTTAAAATGGGCTCTCTACCCGGCATGGTCCATCGCCTTGCAGGCGCTCGGCTACTCGCTCTCACCTCACATTGTGGACGCTGCCGATTTCGGCGTGCCGCAGCATCGCCGCCGAGTCTTTATTATTGGCACGCGCAGCGCTTCGCCGCTGCAACTCAAGCTTCCAATTCGGCAGCACGTCGGCGCGGAAAATATCGTCGATTTCAATTCCGGACGCTGGTCGTCGGTCGACAAGCCGGGTCGCTCAAGCGCAACGCTCACTCGAGTCGAGGCCGGGCGCGCCACTCATGGTGCACGGTTCCTCACTGCTTACTACGGGAACGAGCGTGGCGGCCGCTCGCTCCAGCGGCCTGTCGGCACAATCACAACCCGTGATCGATGGGCCATTGTTGATGGAGATCGGATGCGGATGTTCTCCATAGAGGAATGCCGCAAAGCCATGGGGTTCCCTGCCGTCTACAAACTCCCAACTCGACAGAAGGACGCGCTCATGATGCTCGGAAACGCCGTTTGTCCGCCTGTCGCGACCGACATTATCAACGCACTCAAGGCCGCGTAA
- the fabG gene encoding 3-oxoacyl-ACP reductase FabG, translating into MSISIKGHSAIVTGGSRGIGKGIARVLAAAGARVLIASRTVTEGEACAAEIRAEGGDAAFFAADVSNAATCEELVVEAVKLFGKLDILCANAGAFPSCTLAEMTEESWDTLMAQNVRSTAFCVKAAAAEMKKATYGRIVLTSSITGPITGYPGWSHYGATKAAQLGFMRTAALELAPFGITMNAVLPGNIVTEGIAALGPEYSAAMSKAIPAKRLGDVEDIGYAALFLASPQAKFITAQTLVVDGGQVIPETEAAIL; encoded by the coding sequence ATGAGCATCTCGATCAAAGGTCATTCGGCGATCGTCACCGGCGGAAGCAGGGGCATCGGAAAAGGCATCGCCCGGGTGCTTGCGGCAGCCGGCGCGCGTGTCCTCATCGCTTCCCGCACCGTCACGGAAGGCGAAGCCTGCGCTGCGGAGATTCGCGCCGAGGGCGGAGACGCGGCTTTTTTCGCGGCCGATGTCTCGAATGCGGCTACCTGCGAGGAGCTCGTCGTCGAAGCGGTGAAACTCTTCGGAAAACTCGATATCCTCTGCGCGAACGCCGGCGCGTTTCCATCCTGCACGCTCGCGGAAATGACCGAGGAATCCTGGGACACGCTCATGGCGCAGAATGTTCGCAGCACCGCGTTCTGCGTAAAGGCCGCCGCCGCCGAGATGAAGAAAGCAACCTACGGTCGCATCGTGCTCACGTCGTCGATCACGGGACCGATCACCGGCTATCCCGGCTGGTCGCACTACGGCGCGACAAAGGCCGCGCAGCTCGGCTTCATGCGCACCGCCGCGCTCGAGCTTGCGCCGTTCGGCATCACGATGAATGCCGTGCTGCCAGGAAACATCGTGACCGAGGGGATTGCCGCGCTTGGACCGGAGTATTCCGCCGCGATGTCGAAGGCCATTCCCGCGAAGCGACTTGGCGACGTCGAGGACATCGGCTACGCGGCGCTGTTCCTCGCTTCGCCGCAGGCAAAGTTCATCACCGCGCAGACGCTCGTCGTGGACGGCGGGCAGGTCATTCCCGAGACCGAGGCCGCGATCCTCTGA
- a CDS encoding DUF935 family protein yields the protein MPSLRERLATYFTSLLPVRVLTRYNMRNEPAFVANQLDVDRLHDILRQAEGGDTRALFALYRDVLLSDSHVQTEFAKRKLAVLGEAMSITPRDKKVPAEVEAAKFIEGFLDGIPGWLKACSHLLDSVLWPVAILEKVYRVEGGAYVLDRLVVVPDQLLDYSTGSLRIRDTDDAGNVLGTTHEPDRTRYIIHRGHLLTTADNWGGPMRSILFWWLLGNMDRDWWARFLDRYGSPFLVGRYDVGDNDSRSVLERAFSLATKLGGLVVTKQTSVELQQASTQSAGDAFEKFHAVSRREISKLILGQTLSADAQATGLGSGVAKEQGSVRNDFKQFDARMLSETLEDQLIKQGLKINGRAGVRVPRVSWGGESADEAKATGELLQNLSQAGLEVDDSGIETVSDRVGIPLRRASRPQAPVALPLTALSAASPLLVASHDATDAIARAGSAPLALAFRGSLAPIRRMIEESTSPEDLSRRILENYPDWQAGRVAALAEQALIAFAANGCARAARDVTTST from the coding sequence ATGCCTAGCCTCCGCGAGCGTCTTGCCACCTATTTCACGAGCCTCCTGCCCGTGCGAGTGCTCACTCGTTACAACATGCGCAACGAGCCCGCTTTCGTTGCGAATCAGCTCGATGTCGACCGTCTGCACGACATCCTTCGTCAGGCGGAGGGTGGGGATACCCGCGCGCTCTTCGCGCTCTACCGCGACGTGCTCCTTTCCGACTCGCACGTGCAGACGGAGTTCGCGAAGCGCAAGCTCGCTGTGCTCGGCGAGGCCATGTCGATCACCCCTCGCGACAAGAAAGTGCCGGCGGAAGTCGAGGCAGCCAAGTTCATCGAGGGATTTCTCGACGGCATTCCAGGCTGGCTGAAGGCCTGCTCGCATCTCCTCGACTCAGTCCTCTGGCCCGTCGCGATTCTTGAAAAGGTCTATCGTGTCGAGGGTGGCGCCTACGTGCTCGACCGCCTCGTCGTGGTGCCAGACCAACTCCTCGACTACTCGACCGGAAGCCTGCGCATCCGAGACACGGATGATGCCGGCAATGTGCTCGGCACGACTCACGAACCGGACCGCACACGCTATATCATCCATCGCGGGCACCTTCTGACGACGGCAGACAACTGGGGCGGCCCGATGCGCTCAATCCTTTTCTGGTGGCTCCTTGGCAACATGGATCGCGATTGGTGGGCGCGGTTCCTCGATCGCTACGGCTCACCCTTCCTTGTCGGCCGCTACGACGTGGGCGACAATGATTCCCGGTCGGTGCTCGAGCGGGCGTTCTCGCTCGCGACGAAGCTGGGCGGCCTCGTCGTCACGAAGCAGACGTCGGTCGAACTACAGCAGGCGAGCACGCAAAGCGCTGGCGATGCCTTCGAGAAATTCCACGCCGTCAGCCGGCGCGAAATTTCGAAGCTCATTCTTGGACAGACCCTCTCCGCCGACGCGCAGGCCACCGGGCTCGGGAGCGGCGTCGCGAAGGAGCAGGGGAGCGTGCGGAACGACTTCAAGCAGTTCGACGCGCGGATGTTGTCGGAGACCCTCGAAGATCAGCTCATCAAACAGGGCCTGAAGATTAACGGCCGTGCCGGCGTGCGCGTGCCGCGGGTAAGCTGGGGCGGCGAATCCGCCGACGAAGCGAAAGCAACGGGCGAATTGCTCCAGAACCTCAGCCAGGCAGGACTCGAAGTTGACGACTCCGGCATCGAGACTGTCTCCGATCGGGTCGGCATTCCTCTTCGCCGGGCGAGCCGGCCGCAGGCTCCCGTTGCATTGCCGCTTACCGCGCTTTCCGCGGCGAGTCCACTTCTCGTTGCCTCCCACGATGCGACCGACGCCATCGCCCGCGCCGGTTCCGCGCCCCTTGCGCTAGCCTTCCGCGGCAGCCTCGCGCCGATCCGGCGAATGATTGAGGAGAGCACGAGCCCGGAGGACCTGAGTCGACGAATCCTGGAAAACTACCCCGATTGGCAGGCAGGCCGAGTCGCGGCATTGGCCGAGCAGGCGCTGATCGCTTTCGCCGCCAACGGATGCGCCCGCGCGGCGCGCGACGTAACGACATCGACCTGA
- the avd gene encoding diversity-generating retroelement protein Avd gives MKPDSRLIQDEYVCNQQLAIVERYETFLDYVYPILLGIPRKHAILRDAVQRAAFGQVELFVEAGKSRQLSRLYTADAGLGLLRFYLRFLAAPKRELISQNQHKTAAVHLAEVGKMLGAWIKTAREAAKKG, from the coding sequence ATGAAACCCGACTCCCGACTCATCCAGGACGAATACGTCTGCAACCAGCAGCTCGCCATCGTCGAGCGCTACGAGACGTTCCTGGACTACGTCTATCCGATCCTGCTCGGCATCCCGCGCAAGCATGCCATCTTGCGCGACGCCGTGCAGCGAGCGGCCTTCGGTCAGGTCGAGCTTTTCGTCGAGGCCGGCAAATCCAGGCAACTCTCACGACTTTACACCGCAGACGCCGGCCTCGGCCTCCTGCGGTTCTATTTGCGGTTCCTCGCCGCTCCCAAACGGGAATTGATTTCGCAGAACCAGCACAAGACGGCCGCCGTTCACTTGGCGGAGGTCGGCAAAATGCTCGGCGCGTGGATCAAAACGGCGAGGGAGGCCGCGAAAAAGGGATGA